CGACCTTCCTCTCGGCTACAAGAACGGCGTTTCCGCAACGAACCTCATCAACGCCTACTATGCCAAGTTCAATCCCAAAGAGCTTGCCGACGTCAAGGTGCTCTGGCTTCACGCCCATGGCCCCGGAGTCCTTCTTTCCAAGAAGCCCGTGAAGACAATGGCCGACATGAAGGGTATGAAGGTCCGCGCGACCGGTCTCGCGGCGAAGGTCGTCCAGGCGCTCGGTGGGGCGCCCGTGGGAACGACGATGCCGGAAACCTATGATGCGCTCCGCACCGGCGTGGCCGATGGCGCCATGGCTCCCGTCGAGGCGGCACAGGGCTGGAAATGGGGCGAGGTCGTCAAGTACATAACCCAGAACTTCGGCTCCGCTTACACAACCGGTATGTTCGTCGTCATGAACAAGGCGAAATGGAACGCCCTGCCTCCCGACGTCCAGAAGGTCTTTGAAGCGGTCAGCAAGGAATGGGTCGTGAAACAGGGTAAGGTCTGGGACGAGATCGATAAGGAAGGCTACGACTTCGCCAAGAAGAGGGGCAACCAGGTCATCACCCTCTCCAAGGACGAAGACGCCAAGTGGGCAAAGGCTGTTAAGCCCCTTCT
The sequence above is drawn from the Syntrophorhabdus sp. genome and encodes:
- a CDS encoding TRAP transporter substrate-binding protein translates to MKRFFGVKCLLFVFFAATCLAFFPVMASAQKVITLNYSNFFPAPHKNSIIAQQWCKEVEKRSGGKVKITYFPGGTLTPAAQTYDNVVKGIADIGESCFAYTRGKFPMMEVIDLPLGYKNGVSATNLINAYYAKFNPKELADVKVLWLHAHGPGVLLSKKPVKTMADMKGMKVRATGLAAKVVQALGGAPVGTTMPETYDALRTGVADGAMAPVEAAQGWKWGEVVKYITQNFGSAYTTGMFVVMNKAKWNALPPDVQKVFEAVSKEWVVKQGKVWDEIDKEGYDFAKKRGNQVITLSKDEDAKWAKAVKPLLDDHAKALKGKGLPGDEAVKFAVDYLKKN